A genomic stretch from Pithys albifrons albifrons isolate INPA30051 chromosome 28, PitAlb_v1, whole genome shotgun sequence includes:
- the HMGA1 gene encoding high mobility group protein HMG-I/HMG-Y isoform X4, which produces MSESSAKSSQPLASNGEKDVSEKRGRGRPRKKPQEPSEASTPKRPRGRPKGSKNKATQKGRKAAVTPGRKPRGRPKKSQTEEEVNISQESSEEEQ; this is translated from the exons ATGAGTGAATCCAGTGCCAAATCCAGCCAGCCCCTGGCCTCCAACGGGGAGAAGGACGTGTCAGAGAAGAGGGGCCGAGGGCGGCCCAGGAAGAAGCCACAG GAGCCCAGTGAGGCCTCGACCCCCAAGAGACCCCGTGGGCGGCCGAAGGGCAGTAAAAACAAGGCCACCCAAAAGGGCAGG AAAGCTGCAGTCACACCAGGGAGGAAACCTCGAGGGCGACCCAAAAAATCG CAGACCGAGGAGGAGGTGAACATTTCCCAGGAGTCATCCGAGGAGGAGCAGTGA
- the HMGA1 gene encoding high mobility group protein HMG-I/HMG-Y isoform X3 — MSESSAKSSQPLASNGEKDVSEKRGRGRPRKKPQQEPSEASTPKRPRGRPKGSKNKATQKGRKAAVTPGRKPRGRPKKSQTEEEVNISQESSEEEQ; from the exons ATGAGTGAATCCAGTGCCAAATCCAGCCAGCCCCTGGCCTCCAACGGGGAGAAGGACGTGTCAGAGAAGAGGGGCCGAGGGCGGCCCAGGAAGAAGCCACAG CAGGAGCCCAGTGAGGCCTCGACCCCCAAGAGACCCCGTGGGCGGCCGAAGGGCAGTAAAAACAAGGCCACCCAAAAGGGCAGG AAAGCTGCAGTCACACCAGGGAGGAAACCTCGAGGGCGACCCAAAAAATCG CAGACCGAGGAGGAGGTGAACATTTCCCAGGAGTCATCCGAGGAGGAGCAGTGA
- the HMGA1 gene encoding high mobility group protein HMG-I/HMG-Y isoform X1, producing the protein MSESSAKSSQPLASNGEKDVSEKRGRGRPRKKPQQEPSEASTPKRPRGRPKGSKNKATQKGRKAAVTPGRKPRGRPKKSQQTEEEVNISQESSEEEQ; encoded by the exons ATGAGTGAATCCAGTGCCAAATCCAGCCAGCCCCTGGCCTCCAACGGGGAGAAGGACGTGTCAGAGAAGAGGGGCCGAGGGCGGCCCAGGAAGAAGCCACAG CAGGAGCCCAGTGAGGCCTCGACCCCCAAGAGACCCCGTGGGCGGCCGAAGGGCAGTAAAAACAAGGCCACCCAAAAGGGCAGG AAAGCTGCAGTCACACCAGGGAGGAAACCTCGAGGGCGACCCAAAAAATCG CAGCAGACCGAGGAGGAGGTGAACATTTCCCAGGAGTCATCCGAGGAGGAGCAGTGA
- the HMGA1 gene encoding high mobility group protein HMG-I/HMG-Y isoform X2: MSESSAKSSQPLASNGEKDVSEKRGRGRPRKKPQEPSEASTPKRPRGRPKGSKNKATQKGRKAAVTPGRKPRGRPKKSQQTEEEVNISQESSEEEQ; this comes from the exons ATGAGTGAATCCAGTGCCAAATCCAGCCAGCCCCTGGCCTCCAACGGGGAGAAGGACGTGTCAGAGAAGAGGGGCCGAGGGCGGCCCAGGAAGAAGCCACAG GAGCCCAGTGAGGCCTCGACCCCCAAGAGACCCCGTGGGCGGCCGAAGGGCAGTAAAAACAAGGCCACCCAAAAGGGCAGG AAAGCTGCAGTCACACCAGGGAGGAAACCTCGAGGGCGACCCAAAAAATCG CAGCAGACCGAGGAGGAGGTGAACATTTCCCAGGAGTCATCCGAGGAGGAGCAGTGA
- the SMIM29 gene encoding small integral membrane protein 29 isoform X3: MSNVTAPTAPGTAGDSLVGSVLGPFLFLTLLGAVLAAVMYARKQRRAERLRLRLLPMYSYDPAEEPPEAEQELLLRGPEEPQVQPSWAPRRDWRA; encoded by the exons ATGAGCAACGTGACGGCGCCCACGGCCCCGGGCACGGCGGGGGACTCGCTGGTGGGTTCCGTGCTGggccccttcctcttcctcacgCTGCTCGGGGCCGTCCTGGCCGCG GTGATGTACGCGCGGAAGCAGCGCAG ggcGGAGCGGCTGCGCCTCCGCCTGCTGCCCATGTACAGCTACGACCCCGCCGAGGAGCCGCCCGAGGccgagcaggagctgctgctgagggggCCCGAGGAGCCTCAG gtgcagcccagctgggccCCACGCAGGGACTGGAGGGCCTGA
- the SMIM29 gene encoding small integral membrane protein 29 isoform X1, producing MSNVTAPTAPGTAGDSLVGSVLGPFLFLTLLGAVLAAVMYARKQRRAERLRLRLLPMYSYDPAEEPPEAEQELLLRGPEEPQVGTACCGERAFLREEFTQQRSQVQPSWAPRRDWRA from the exons ATGAGCAACGTGACGGCGCCCACGGCCCCGGGCACGGCGGGGGACTCGCTGGTGGGTTCCGTGCTGggccccttcctcttcctcacgCTGCTCGGGGCCGTCCTGGCCGCG GTGATGTACGCGCGGAAGCAGCGCAG ggcGGAGCGGCTGCGCCTCCGCCTGCTGCCCATGTACAGCTACGACCCCGCCGAGGAGCCGCCCGAGGccgagcaggagctgctgctgagggggCCCGAGGAGCCTCAGGTGGGCACCGCCTGCTGCGGGGAACGGGCCTTTCTCCGGGAGGAATTTACACAGCAGCGAAGTCAG gtgcagcccagctgggccCCACGCAGGGACTGGAGGGCCTGA
- the SMIM29 gene encoding small integral membrane protein 29 isoform X2, with product MSNVTAPTAPGTAGDSLVMYARKQRRAERLRLRLLPMYSYDPAEEPPEAEQELLLRGPEEPQVGTACCGERAFLREEFTQQRSQVQPSWAPRRDWRA from the exons ATGAGCAACGTGACGGCGCCCACGGCCCCGGGCACGGCGGGGGACTCGCTG GTGATGTACGCGCGGAAGCAGCGCAG ggcGGAGCGGCTGCGCCTCCGCCTGCTGCCCATGTACAGCTACGACCCCGCCGAGGAGCCGCCCGAGGccgagcaggagctgctgctgagggggCCCGAGGAGCCTCAGGTGGGCACCGCCTGCTGCGGGGAACGGGCCTTTCTCCGGGAGGAATTTACACAGCAGCGAAGTCAG gtgcagcccagctgggccCCACGCAGGGACTGGAGGGCCTGA
- the NUDT3 gene encoding diphosphoinositol polyphosphate phosphohydrolase 1: protein MMKLKSNQTRTYDGDGYKKRAACLCFRSESEEEVLLVSSSRHPDRWIVPGGGMEPEEEPGVAAVREVCEEAGVKGTLGRLVGIFENRDRKHRTYVYVLIVTEVLEDWEDSVNIGRKREWFKIEDAIKVLQYHKPVQASYFETLRQGCLANNGTPVMTTPYSESSVSDIR from the exons ATGATGAAGCTCAAGTCCAACCAGACGCGCACCTACGACGGGGACGGCTATAAGAAGCGGGCGGCTTGCCTGTGCTTCCGCAGCGAGAGCGAGGAGGAG gtgctgctggtgagCAGCAGCCGCCACCCCGACCGATGGATCGTGCCCGGGGGGGGGATGGAGCCCGAGGAGGAGCCCGGCGTGGCCGCCGTGCGCGAGGTGTGCGAGGAG GCTGGAGTGAAAGGGACGTTAGGAAGATTAGTGGGAATTTTTGAG AACCGGGACAGGAAGCACAGGACATACGTTTACGTACTCATTGTCACCGAAGTGTTGGAGGACTGGGAGGACTCTGTCAATATTG gaaggaaaagggaatggtTTAAGATAGAAGATGCCATAAAAGTTCTGCAATATCATAAACCAGTGCAGGCCTCCTATTTTGAAACCTTGAGGCAAGGCTGTCTGGCCAACAACGGCACCCCGGTCATGACCACGCCGTACTCCGAGAGCTCCGTGTCCGACATCAGATGA
- the RPS10 gene encoding small ribosomal subunit protein eS10: MRSPFRPGPAAAATMLMPKKNRIAIYELLFKEGVMVAKKDVHMPKHPELVDKNVPNLHVMKAMQSLKSRGYVKEQFAWRHFYWYLTNEGIQYLRDYLHLPPEIVPATLRRSRPETGRPRPKGLEGERPARLTRGEADRDTYRRSAVPPGADKKAEAGAGAATEFQFRGGFGRGRGQPPQ, encoded by the exons ATGCGCAGCCCTTTccggccgggccccgccgccgccgccacg ATGTTGATGCCCAAGAAGAACCGGATCGCCATCTACGAGCTGCTGTTCAAGGAGGGCGTGATGGTGGCCAAGAAGGACGTGCACATGCCCAAACACCCCGAGCTCGTGGACAAGAACGTGCCCAACCTGCACGTCATGAAGGCCATGCAG TCCCTCAAGTCCCGCGGGTACGTGAAGGAGCAGTTTGCCTGGAGACACTTCTACTGGTACCTGACCAACGAGGGCATCCAGTACCTGCGCGATTACCTGCACCTGCCCCCCGAGATCGTCCCGGCCACGCTGCGCCGCAGCCGCCCCGAGACCGGCCGGCCCCGGCCCAAGG GCCTGGAGGGCGAGCGGCCGGCGCGGCTGACGCGCGGCGAGGCTGACCGGGACACGTATCGCCGCAGTGCCGTGCCAC ctggtgctgaCAAGAAAGCTGaggctggtgctggagcagccactgaATTCCAGTTC AGAGGAGGATTCGGCCGTGGCCGTGGGCAGCCACCGCAGTAG